In Balaenoptera ricei isolate mBalRic1 chromosome 4, mBalRic1.hap2, whole genome shotgun sequence, the following are encoded in one genomic region:
- the MAGEF1 gene encoding LOW QUALITY PROTEIN: melanoma-associated antigen F1 (The sequence of the model RefSeq protein was modified relative to this genomic sequence to represent the inferred CDS: inserted 2 bases in 1 codon; substituted 1 base at 1 genomic stop codon) produces MLQKPESGGLPILQAEGEMDGGHDSETQANTASQEVAPSPLLRESPEEDLGAVREEGAAEPSITLKGARALAAKTLARRRACLRLDQTVTELVQFLLVKDRKKSPITLSEMVKYIIRDLKDLFPEIIARPAEHLRYVFGFKLKQLDRKHHTYILISKLKPXEEEEEDLGGDGPRLSLLMMILGSIYMKGNSAREAQVWEMLRRLEVRPSKYHLLSGYSRRLIMEDFVQLRYLNYRHVSHTNPPACXFSWGPRSDLETSKMKVLGFVARLHKKEPQHWPVQYREALADEADRGNVGARARANANAGAGIHPW; encoded by the exons ATGTTGCAGAAACCAGAGAGCGGGGGTCTCCCTATCCTTCAGGCGGAGGGGGAGATGGATGGTGGCCACGACAGTGAGACCCAGGCCAACACCGCCTCGCAGGAGGTGGCCCCGAGCCCCCTCCTGCGAGAGAGCCCCGAGGAGGACCTTGGCGCTgtaagggaggagggggctgcgGAGCCCTCCATCACCCTGAAAGGTGCGAGGGCTTTGGCAGCCAAAACCTTGGCCCGGCGCAGGGCCTGCCTCCGTCTGGATCAGACGGTGACCGAGTTGGTGCAGTTTCTGCTGGTGAAGGACAGGAAGAAGAGTCCCATCACCCTCTCCGAGATGGTGAAATACATTATCAGAGACTTAAAGGATCTGTTCCCTGAGATCATCGCAAGGCCCGCAGAGCATCTGCGGTATGTCTTTGGCTTCAAGCTGAAACAGCTTGACCGCAAGCACCACACTTACATCCTGATCAGCAAACTAAAAcc tgaggaggaggaggaggatctgGGAGGAGATGGCCCCAGACTGAGTCTTTTAATGATGATCTTGGGCTCTATCTACATGAAAGGTAATAGCGCCAGGGAGGCACAGGTCTGGGAGATGCTGCGTCGGTTGGAGGTGCGTCCCTCAAAGTATCACCTCCTCTCTGGGTACTCGAGGAGGCTTATTATGGAAGATTTCGTGCAGCTGAGATACCTCAATTACCGGCATGTTTCTCACACCAATCCACCGGCATGTTAATTCTCTTGGGGTCCCCGAAGCGACCTGGAAACCAGCAAGATGAAAGTCCTGGGGTTCGTGGCCAGGCTCCATAAGAAAGAACCCCAGCACTGGCCAGTGCAGTACCGTGAGGCCCTGGCAGACGAGGCTGACAGGGGCAATGTGGGGGCTAGGGCCAGGGCTAATGCTAATGCTGGGGCCGGCATCCACCCCTGGTGA